In a genomic window of Xylophilus rhododendri:
- a CDS encoding TRAP transporter large permease subunit encodes MTITVFLASLLGAMAIGIPIAFSLLLCGVALMWHLDMFDAQILAQNVINGADSFPLLAVPFFMLAGEIMNTGGLSKRIVDLALTLVGHVRGGLGYVAIVAACVLSALSGSAVADAAALSALLIPMMVAAGHDKARSGGLIAAAGVIGPIIPPSIGFVIFGVAANLSISKLFLAGIFPGILVAAALWITWWWLARKEQVTPPRRSTRAEVLTALRKAGWALMLPLIILVGLRFGVFTPTEAAVVAAVYSLFVATVIYRELKPAQIYGVFVTAARTTGVVMFLVAAALVSAWLITVADLPSKVVALLQPFVGSPMLLMVMIMLLVIVVGTAMDMTPTILILTPVLMPVVKAAGIDPIYFGVLFIINNSIGLVTPPVGTVLNVVAGVARIRMDDVIRGVWPFMLAEFVVMFLMVAFPALVTWPARLLGG; translated from the coding sequence ATGACCATCACCGTCTTCCTCGCGTCCCTCCTGGGCGCCATGGCCATCGGCATCCCGATCGCCTTCTCGCTGCTGCTCTGCGGTGTCGCCCTGATGTGGCACCTGGACATGTTCGATGCGCAGATCCTGGCGCAGAACGTCATCAACGGCGCCGACAGCTTTCCGCTGCTGGCCGTGCCCTTCTTCATGCTGGCCGGGGAGATCATGAACACCGGCGGCCTGTCCAAACGCATCGTGGACCTGGCCCTGACCCTCGTCGGCCATGTGCGCGGCGGCCTGGGCTACGTGGCCATCGTGGCGGCCTGCGTGCTGTCGGCGCTGTCGGGCTCGGCGGTAGCGGATGCGGCGGCGCTGTCGGCCCTGCTGATCCCGATGATGGTGGCGGCCGGGCACGACAAGGCGCGCTCGGGCGGGCTGATCGCGGCGGCGGGGGTGATCGGGCCGATCATCCCGCCCTCGATCGGCTTCGTCATCTTCGGCGTGGCGGCCAACCTGTCGATCAGCAAGCTCTTTTTGGCCGGCATCTTCCCGGGCATCCTGGTGGCCGCGGCCCTGTGGATCACCTGGTGGTGGCTGGCGCGCAAGGAGCAGGTCACGCCGCCGCGCCGCAGCACCCGCGCCGAGGTGCTGACCGCCCTGCGCAAGGCCGGCTGGGCGCTGATGCTGCCGCTGATCATCCTGGTGGGCCTGCGTTTCGGCGTGTTCACGCCGACCGAGGCCGCGGTGGTGGCCGCGGTGTATTCGCTGTTCGTGGCCACGGTGATCTACCGGGAGCTGAAGCCCGCGCAGATCTACGGCGTGTTCGTCACCGCCGCCCGCACCACCGGCGTGGTGATGTTCCTGGTGGCGGCCGCGCTGGTCTCGGCCTGGCTGATCACCGTGGCCGACCTGCCGAGCAAGGTGGTGGCGCTGCTGCAGCCCTTCGTCGGCAGCCCGATGCTGCTGATGGTGATGATCATGCTGCTGGTGATCGTGGTGGGCACGGCCATGGACATGACACCCACCATCCTCATCCTCACCCCGGTGCTGATGCCGGTGGTGAAGGCGGCCGGCATCGACCCGATCTACTTCGGCGTGCTCTTCATCATCAACAACTCGATCGGGCTGGTGACGCCTCCGGTGGGCACCGTGCTCAACGTGGTGGCCGGGGTGGCGCGCATCCGCATGGACGACGTGATCCGCGGCGTCTGGCCCTTCATGCTGGCCGAGTTCGTGGTGATGTTCCTGATGGTGGCCTTTCCCGCGCTGGTGACCTGGCCCGCGCGCCTGCTGGGGGGATGA
- a CDS encoding TRAP transporter small permease yields MEYWMNRYCRLLDFLMAAALAVMVVLVFGNVVLRYAFNSGITVSEELSRWLFVWLTFLGAVVAMKDHGHLGVDMLVSRLPDAGKKVCVVVGQLLMLWVCWLLFMGSLAQTKINMDVTAPTTGLSMGWFYCVGMVFAVSAAVFLLWDLWRVLSGQLQGDALVMVKDSEETAEFDALQARLAEENRLAALAKAQH; encoded by the coding sequence ATGGAATACTGGATGAACCGCTACTGCCGGCTGCTGGACTTCCTCATGGCCGCCGCCCTGGCCGTGATGGTGGTGCTGGTCTTCGGCAACGTGGTGCTGCGCTACGCCTTCAACAGCGGCATCACCGTCTCGGAGGAACTCTCGCGCTGGCTTTTCGTGTGGCTCACCTTCCTGGGCGCGGTGGTCGCCATGAAGGACCACGGCCACCTGGGCGTGGACATGCTGGTCAGCCGCCTGCCGGATGCGGGCAAGAAGGTCTGCGTGGTGGTCGGCCAGCTGCTGATGCTGTGGGTGTGCTGGCTGCTCTTCATGGGCAGCCTGGCGCAGACGAAGATCAACATGGATGTGACGGCGCCCACCACCGGCCTGTCGATGGGCTGGTTCTACTGCGTGGGCATGGTGTTCGCCGTGTCGGCCGCCGTCTTCCTGCTGTGGGACCTGTGGCGGGTGCTGAGCGGCCAGCTCCAGGGCGATGCGCTGGTGATGGTGAAGGATTCGGAGGAGACGGCCGAGTTCGATGCCCTTCAGGCCCGCCTGGCCGAAGAGAACCGCCTGGCCGCCCTGGCCAAGGCACAGCACTGA
- a CDS encoding fumarylacetoacetate hydrolase family protein, whose protein sequence is MQAPQILPDDGLAGTLLARVWTDGPSVAVLRPEGVFDISELFPTVSTLLETAAPAAEMKRLAGKRLCSVDELLANSQLDGRDPAKPFLLAPCDLQVVKAAGVTFASSLIERVIEEQAGGDASRALLLRSKVLALIGSNLADIRPGSEQAMALKALLQQQGLWSQYLEVGVGPDAEVFTKAPVLASVGSGDEIGIRADSAWNNPEPEVVLAVNSRGEVVGAALGNDVNLRDIEGRSALLLGKAKDNNASCAIGPFIRLFDGTFSLDDVRAETVHLEVSGEDGYQLRGINTMASISRDPADIVGQTIAAHQYPDGFMLFLGTLFAPIEDRDQPGSGFTHKLGDRVSIRSARLGGLHNRVTHSETAPPWRFGLRAFIGNLARRGLLDARPI, encoded by the coding sequence ATGCAAGCACCACAGATCCTGCCCGACGACGGGCTGGCCGGCACCCTGCTGGCCCGCGTCTGGACCGACGGCCCTTCGGTGGCCGTGCTGCGGCCCGAGGGCGTGTTCGACATCAGCGAGCTTTTCCCCACCGTGAGCACGCTGCTGGAGACGGCCGCCCCGGCCGCCGAAATGAAACGGCTCGCCGGCAAACGCCTGTGCAGCGTCGACGAGCTGCTGGCCAACAGCCAGCTCGACGGCCGCGATCCCGCCAAGCCCTTCCTGCTCGCCCCCTGCGACCTGCAGGTGGTGAAAGCCGCCGGCGTGACCTTCGCCAGCAGCCTGATCGAACGGGTGATCGAGGAACAGGCCGGCGGCGATGCCTCGCGCGCCCTGCTGCTGCGCAGCAAGGTGCTGGCGCTGATCGGCTCCAACCTGGCGGACATCCGCCCCGGCTCCGAACAGGCGATGGCGCTCAAGGCCCTGCTGCAGCAGCAGGGCCTGTGGTCGCAGTACCTGGAAGTGGGCGTAGGCCCGGATGCCGAGGTCTTCACCAAAGCGCCGGTGCTGGCCTCGGTGGGCAGCGGCGACGAGATCGGCATACGCGCCGACTCGGCCTGGAACAACCCGGAGCCGGAGGTGGTGCTGGCGGTGAACAGCCGCGGTGAGGTCGTGGGCGCTGCGCTGGGCAACGATGTGAACCTGCGCGACATCGAGGGCCGCAGCGCCCTGCTGCTGGGCAAGGCCAAGGACAACAACGCCTCCTGCGCCATCGGCCCCTTCATCCGCCTGTTCGACGGCACTTTCAGCCTGGACGACGTGCGCGCCGAGACGGTGCACCTGGAAGTCAGCGGCGAGGACGGCTACCAGCTGCGCGGCATCAACACCATGGCCAGCATCAGCCGCGACCCGGCCGATATCGTGGGCCAGACCATCGCCGCGCACCAGTACCCGGACGGCTTCATGCTGTTCCTCGGCACGCTCTTCGCGCCCATCGAGGACCGCGACCAGCCCGGCAGCGGCTTCACCCACAAGCTGGGCGACCGGGTGAGCATCCGCAGCGCCCGCCTGGGCGGCCTGCACAACCGGGTGACCCACAGCGAGACGGCGCCGCCCTGGCGCTTCGGCCTGCGCGCCTTCATCGGCAACCTGGCGCGGCGCGGCCTGCTCGACGCGCGGCCGATCTAG